From the genome of Ktedonobacterales bacterium:
GCTGGACGCATCAACGAGTTCCTGCCAGGCTTCCACAGAGTTTTCATCCCTTGAGATCACAGCTTGTGCGATCTGTTCAGCTTCAGCGTAGCGTTTCTGGTGGACGTAGACATGCGCCTGGAGCGTCAGGGCTTCGGCGTCATGAGGATGCTCTGCCAGCACCCGCTCAATAATCTGCAAGGTTTCGGCATTGTGTCCCGCGTAGTAGAGGCTATGAGCAAAACCCAGTCGAGTCTCTTTGAGCGGCTGCTGAGCATGAACAGCCTCGACTAAAGACTCGAATGCCAGCGTGGTGACAAACACGCCAGGTTGTTTAGGCGCTTCGGCCAGCGTGGCAAGCGAGATTGAGACGCCGCCATGATAAGCCATCCAATCACAGAGCGCTTTTACCGCTTCTGGGTACCTCTGCTCCAAATATGGAGCAGCCACCTGCTGCGCCCAGCGATATTCTCGCTGCTCAGCGTCTCGCTCTCTCGCCTCCCCATCTACGACACACCAGCGCCCCCGTGTCCTCTCGATTTTATGCTGCATATGATGAGCAATCTCGTGGAGCAAGGTCGAGAGCATGCGTAGTCGGAGATAGAGTTCTAGTATCTCCCGGTTGGGCAGCGCGTCATCATATACATGGGCGTAGAGCCTGATGGTTGCGCGATATGAAAAGTATGTCCCAAGGTAGCGCCCGCCAAAGACTCCTGGCAGGATTTCGCCGCCAAGACGCCCCGTCAAGGGATCGCGCTCAAGAGGAAGGCTTTCAACATCGAGTTCCTGGCGCTGATACGGCACCCCCAGACACAACTCAATGAGACTTATCCCTGTGAGCGCCTCTGATGGCAAGCGCTGCATCACAGCCCGCAAATCCTCTACGCTCGCGGGGTAATGAACAAACGCTTTCTGGTCTACGACCAGGATGGGGGGAGGCTCGCCATCAATAGGCGCTTCAAGCGATGGCGGCTGGCGGCGTCCGCGCCATACCTCCGCCTTGATGGCGCGTTTCCGGCCAAGCAATGCGCGGATATGTTCGATGCGGACACGTCGCCGTTGCGACTGAGCATACTGGTCCTGCCGCGCTTCCTTAAGCTGTCGTCGCGTAGCATGAATGCTCCGTGACATGCCACCGTCCTTTTTAGGCCCGTACAGCCTCCAGCGCCCAGCTATTGCCGTGAATATCAGCCAGCACAGCCAGGATGCTATTCATTCCTGTTCCTCATTACTCCCAGCCTGCCTCCATCGGCGGCGGGTTACGCAGCGTGGAAAGGACGACACAATATTTCTCCGCCTTCTCGCGCAGCGCGGCAAGCTGTTCCGGGCTGGCATCTGGCGCGACAATATCGAACCGTGTCCTGATCGCCAGAAAGCCAACCGGAACCGTGGGATCAACCCCCAGCGTGCCTTTTAAGTCCAGGTCGCCCTCCACCGTCACGTTGATCTTTTCGGTCTTGATGCCCATCGCCTCGGCAACCATCTGCGTCGTTAGCTGCGCGCAGGCGGCCAGCGCCCCCAGCAGCAGATCGCCGGAGCAGGCTCCCGCGCCAGGCCCACCAACGCCAGGATGCGCCTCGGCTTGATAGATGGCGCGGCCCAGGTCCACATTGCACGCCACCGGCGTATCCGTCTGATCGCCTCTGGCCGTCAGGGTGATGATGGCGCGCTCTGGCTCCTGCCGGTACTGCTGCTTCAGCGGCTTTTGCTTCTCGCGTAGATTAAAGGTCATGATGGTTGCTCCTGTCTCACCTGGCTACGCCGCGCTTGTAACATTCAGCGTCGGGCGGCGGCGATGATAGTCTGTTACTTGTTGATAGGCATCGGCCACGCGCAGCAAGACCGCTTCCTTGAATGCAGCGCCCAGCAGTTGCACCCCCACCGGCAGGCCCTCGCTGAACGGGCCGGGCATCGAGAGGCCGCAGATGCCCGCCAGATTCGCCGGAATCGTAAAGACATCCGAGAGATACATCTGATAGGGGTCATCAACCTTCTCGCCAATCTTGAACGCCACCGTCGGCGAGACCGGACTGACCAGCACGTCGAACCGCTCGAACGCGCGATCAAAGTCTTGTTTGATCAGCGTGCGTATCTTTTCGGCGCGCAGATAATAGGCATCGTAATAGCCGGAAGAAAGGGCATACGTGCCAAGCATAATCCGTCGCTTGACTTCCGGCCCAAAGCCTTGCTGGCGAGTCTTTTTGTAGACATCCAGCAGGTCTTCGGCCTCCTCGCGCACTGAGAGGCCATACTTGATGCCATCATAGCGCGCCAGATTGGCGCTGGCCTCGGCAGGCGCGATAATGTAATAGGCCGCGACGCCATAGCGCGTGTGCGGCAGCGACACCTCGCCCACCTCCGCTCCCAGATCGCGCAGCGTTTCGATGGCCGCGCGCACCGAGGCGACGACGCCCGGCTCGGTACCCTCAATCCAGTATTCTTCAGGGATGCCCACGCGCAGCCCCTTGAGATCGCCAGTCAGCGCGGCGCTATAATCAGGCACAGGCGCCTGAACCGCCGTCGAATCCAGCGGGTCCGCCCCGGCTATCGGCTGGAAGAGCAGGGCCGCGTCGCGGGCATCGCGGGCAAAGGGGCCAATTTGATCGAGCGACGAGGCAAAGGCAACCAGCCCGAAGCGCGAAACCCGGCCATAGCTGGGCTTGAGCGCCGTCACATTGCAAAGCGCGCCGGGCTGGCGAATCGAGCCGCCGGTATCGGTGCCATATGACCCCAGCGCCTCGCAAGCCGCCACCGCCACCGCCGAGCCGCCGCTGCTCCCGCCTGGCACGCGCGCCAGATCCCACGGGTTGCGCGTCGGAAAGAAGGCGGAGTTTTCGGTGGAAGACCCCATCGCAAACTCGTCCATGTTGGTCTTGCCCAGCATCACGATGCCCGCCGCATTGAGCCGCTGCATCACCGTCGCGTCGTAGGGCGGCACAAAGTCCTCCAGAATATGCGAGCCGCAGGTGGTGCGCACTCTATCGGTGCAGATGACATCTTTGATCGCCAGCGGAATGCCCGTCAGCGGCGAAACAGCCTCTCCAGCGGCAAAGCGACGATCCGCCGCTTCCGCCTGCTGCAATGCCAGATCAGGCGTCAAAGTGATAAAGGCGCGCAGCGCACGCTCAACCTCATCAATCCGCTCCAGATGCGCCCTGGTCAGTTCCACCGAACTGATCTCGCGGCGGCGCAATAATTCAGCAGCTTCGTGTATGGTTACTTCCCAAAGTGGGGCCATTCTCTATCCTCCAGCTTCTTCGCCAGCTTCTTCCAACACAGCGGGGACACGCAAAAAGTTCTCTTCAGCCTCAGGCGCGTTGGCAAGCAACTGCCTGGGCTGGTCAGAAGGGCGCGGCTGGTCGGGAGCCATCACATTACGCACTGGCAAGATATAGGCGCTGGCGGGTACCTGGCTTACATCAACCTCGTTCAAGATCGCCATATTTTCCAGAATCACCCCAAGCTGGCTCATCAGCCGCTCTTTCTCTTCTTCGTTCAACCCCAGGCGAGCCAGCAGGGCCACATTCTCAACATCTTCGCGTGTAATTGCCATGATATTTTCTCCTCAATAGCGCACCCGGAATCCCGCAAATACGCCGGTGGCTGGCCCCCAACCAGTCTCAACCTCCCGCACATAGGCCGCAGGTGGACCCAGACGCAGCGATTCCAGCAATCGCTCCAGCAGGGGGCGTGGCCCCTCGGCAATCACCTCAACCGTCCCATTGGGCAGATTGCGCGCATAGCCGCGCAGACCCAGCGCGTTGGCCTCTTCAATCACAAAATAACGATAGCCCACGCCATGCACGCGCCCATGCGCGGTAGCCGTCAGGCGCACGATCTCTGTCTCCCCCATCGCAGCATTACTCTATTTCAGTAGAATCACCAGAATGACCGGACCCGCTGGCGGCCTCTGTACTCATGGCTTGCGCTCCAGGCGTGGCCTGTTTCTGCGCCGTGATGCTTTCCGGCGCGCTTGCGGGCAGCGACACGGGCGCTTCTGCGGCTGTCTCCGCGCTGCTCGCCTCATCGCCGTAGATGCCCCGATACTGCGGCGGCAGCAGCGCGGCGATCTGCCGCATAATCACATTCAACTGGCCCTGAAGGTCGGTATGCCCACGCCGATCTTCGCGGCTGAGCGTGAACGGCTCGCCATAAGTCAACGTAATGGGTGTGCGCCAGGGCCAGATACGCCAGGGCTTGAACCGCTCAGAGCCATAGATGCCTACCGGCACAATCGGCGCGCCCGAACGCATGGCGATCAGCGCCACGCCCGCTAACCCCTCTTTCATCTTGCGCGAGCGGCTGCGCGTGCCTTCTGGAAAGATCACCAGCACCTGCCCGGCCTTCAGCACATCGTCTGCCTGCTTGATCGCCTGGCGATCAGCCTCGCCGCGACGCACCGGGAAAGCCCCCAGGCCAATCACCAGCCACTTGAGCGGCGCTTTCTGAAAGAGTTCAGACTTTGCCATAAAATGCGTGCGGCGCTTCACCCGCAGGCCAATCATCGGAATGTCGGTCCAGTTCAGATGATTGCTCACCAGGATGACCGGACCCGTTTGTGGCACGTTCTGGACCCCGGCCACACGCAGACGAATGAACAGAGGCAGAAGGGTACGCACAATCGCGCGGCAGGTCTCATAGAACCACTTATACTCTTTCATGGATGATCTCCAAGATGCGTTCAAGAACCTGCTCTATCGTGAGATGCTCTGTATGAATCACAACAGCATCGTCGGCGGGACGACTCTGCGCGCTATCCAGCATATCGCGGCGCTGCACCTCAGCCAGCACTTCCTCAAGCGTCGGCGCTTCATCCTGCTTGGCGCGCAACTCCAGCCAGCGCCGCCGGGCGCGCTCATCCAAAGAGGCGGTCAGATAGATTTTCACCTGCGCGTTGGGCATTACCACCGTGCCAATATCGCGTCCGGCCATCACCACGCCGCCGCGCTCGCCGCGTTCCCGCTGGCGGCGGCGCATCGCGGCGCGCACCGCCGGATGATGTGAGACCAGCGATACCGCGTGATCGACCTCCGGGCTGCGCAGCTGCCAGGTCACATCGCGCCCCTCCACCCTGACGGTATACTGGCGGCCATCAGTAGCCGTCGGCAACGTAATCTCCAGATCGAAGGTCTCGGCCAGGGAACCCAGCGGCGCCTCATCCTCCAGGTCTATGCGCCGCTGCAAGGCCAGCCAGGTCAGCGCGCGATACATAGCGCCAGTATCGAGATACAGATAGCCCAGTCGCTTCGCCAGCAGTTCACCTACGGTACTCTTGCCGACACCGGCAGGCCCATCAATAGCAATTTGCAGGTCTTGGCGCATGTCGCCTCCAGAGAATCGCCCCGCCGTAGCCGCCTGAAGCCAGGCCAGGGCATATATTCTGGCTCATTATAGCAGCAAATTAGCCCCAAAAGAAAGCGTGGGGAATTTATTTGCCAGCCAACTTCTCAACCTCCGCCGCACTCAGACGCCGCCACTGGCCGGGCGGCAGATCGCCCAGGCGCAGCGAGCCAACACGCACCCGAATCAGCCGCAGCACTGGATGCCCAACCGCCGCGAGCATACGCCGCGCCTGGCGTTTGCGCCCTTCACGCAGCGTCACAGAGAGCCAGCTTGTGCCATTGCCCATTGCCCGCAGCAAACGAGCTTGCGCGGGAGCGGTGGGGCGCGCCTCGCCAGGCAATAAGAGGCCGCGCCGCAATGGCTCCAGGGCGGCAGCCGTTGGGACACCACGCACCAGCGCGTGGTACTCTTTCTCTTGCTCGTAGCGCGGATGCGTGAGATGCAGCGCAAACGCGCCATCGTTCGTCAGCAGCAGCAGCCCCTCGCTGTCAAGATCAAGCCGACCTACCGGAAAGAGCCGCTCTGCTCGCAGCGTCGGCGGCAGCAGATCAAGCGCCGTCTGGCGGCCCTGGGGGTCGTGGGCCGTCGTGACCACCCCGGCGGGCTTATGCAGCAAGAGATAGACCCTGGCAGCCGGGGGCCGCACCGGCTGCCCATCCACCTGCACCTCGTCTTTTTCTGGCTGAACCTTCATACCCAGGTGCGTCACTGCCTGCCCATTGACCTGCACGCGCCCGTCCCGAATCAATTCCTCAGCGTGGCGACGCGAAGCAACGCCTGCCCGCGCCAGAAACTTTTGCAGGCGCTCAGACCCTGCTGACCCTTCAGACGCTATAGCCCAATCGGGGGATAACTCTCGCTCTTGGCCCATAACCTCTAGTATAATCTGCGCCTGGATGGAAACACAAGAACCAGCCAGGCGAAAGGGGACTGCTGTGCGTTCATTCTCTTTGCCAACGCTCCCAAATCCAGCGCCAGAGAACCAACCGACACGACAGTCTAAAAAACGAGTCGTGTATCTCTGGCTGGCGCTCGCCGTCGTCCTGGGGCTGGTCCTGGGGAGCGGCCTGGGGCTGCTCTTCGCCAAAACCGGACCAGGCTCCGCCCCCACTTCCAGCGACCTGAAACCACAGAACCCGCTTTCCCAGGTTGCCAGCGCCATCACTCCCACACGGCCAGGAGTCACGCCAACCCCTCCGCCAAAGCAGCCGGGTGGAACCAACCACTTCGCCTTCGGGCTGGATAGCCACCCTGGCAATGTACAATATATGAACGATATGCGCGCCAAAAATGGCGCAGCCTTTGACTATCGTTATCAGTACCTCTCCGCAGGCGTCAACACCGGCTCCGGTTGGGAGACCTGGAACAGTCCAGCAGGGGCTTTTGCCACCCTCTATATTCAGGAAAGCGCCAAAAACCACTATATCCCTGTGCTGGTCTATTACGAACTCCTGCAATCGAATGGAGGCTGCGGCGGCTGCGGCGAACAACAAAAAGACCTGAGCAACCTCGCCAACGCCAGCCTTATGAAAGCCTACTATGCCAACTGGGCGCTGCTCATGCAGAAGATCGGCGCGACCCATAAGACCACCCTGGTTATCGTCGAGCCTGATCTCTGGGGCTATATGCAGCAGAGCGTTGTGAACGGCTCGAACAGCGCCGCCTCGGTTCCGGCCAGCGTCGCCAGTTCAGGATACGGCGCGGCGGCTGGCCTGCCCAACACCGCGCAGGGCTACGCCTGGGCGCTCTTGCATATACGCGATCTGTACGCGCCAAACGCTGTGCTGGCGATCCATGCCTCCAACTGGGCTACGAAATTTGACATCAGCAGCAATACCGACCCCAACCTAAACGTAAAGAGCCTGGCACAGAAAGAAGCGCAGTTCCTGCTCTCAGCGGGCATCAAAGGCAATCCCAAAGGCATCTCGCGCTGGAACCTGCTCTCAAACGACGTGGCCGACCACGACTCCGGGCAATCGGGCCTCTGGTGGGACCGCTCGAACAAAGCCCTGCCCAACTTCTCGCGCTACCTGCAATTTATCAGCGCGCTCACAGCGGCCAGCGGGCTGCACGTCATGATGTGGCAGGTACCCGCTGGCAACCAATACTTCGATACCGAAAATAACAGCAAGGGGCATACCCAGGATAACCGCCCCGAATATATCCTGGGCCATATCGCCGACTTTGCCCACGCGGGCATCATCGGCGTCCTCTTTGGCCCCGGCAACGGCGGGACTGAATATAACGACGCCCGGCAAGATGGTGTCACCAATCCCGCGCCGATCAGCACCTTCCAGTGCAACCAGTGCAACAGCCACCAGAGCCAGTACGCCGACGACGATGGCGGCTACCTGCGCATCTTCGTCGGCCAGTATTACAAGAACGGCGCGTATCCACTGCCTGCGGGCTGGTAGAGACCTGAGAAGATGTTGATTGGCGAGAAAAAGCATTGCGCACTATGACCAGGCACGTGCCTGCCCGCAAGTAGGGCCGCGCCCGACGCCGCTTCATACCGTCTGCGCTTTGTTCGTCTCCTCCATGTGAGACTCCTCTTCAGGAAAGACAAAGAAATTAGGGGAGGGAAGCGTTTCTTCATCTTCCATCAGCAACTCAAGCGCTTCCTGGGCCATCTCAGCGGCTTCTGCGTAGGTGGCGCCATGCGTGTGTGCGTTGCCCCATTCTGGCAATGTAACAACATAGCATTGATCTTCTGGCGACCACTGGATGAGGATGCTATAGCGCGGTGGGTTCATGGCTTCCTCTTTCTGGCTTGTTCTAGCTTTTCGAGCGCCTCGCGCAAGTCTTGTTCCTGATACGGCTTGGCATCATCCCCGTCCTGTCCTGGGAGAAGAATCGAGCCAGGCAGCAATGGATGCCTGTACTTGCGGTGACTCCCTTTCCCTTGCTTCTTTACCAACTGAAAGCCAGCGCGCACATAATCAGCCGCTAGCTCACGCACTTTACGCGGCACTGCCTCCACTCTCCGTATTTTATATTATGAAATAAAAGTGCCTCCCTTTCCAGGGTATAAACGCCTCTTCTTTGCTATTCTACCACGCTGGCCTGTCGAAGAACAGGGAGAGGGCGCTGCCTCCCGGCTTTTCACAAGCCCTATCTACAGGACAAACACTCTGGGGCGCGCCATCCACTCAGCCAGATCGATCTTCCCCTGTGCCTCCAGCAGACGATAGAAATAGCGATAGACCGGACGCACAGCCACCAGATCAGGGAGCGGCAGCAGCCCTGCATACCCGCGCGCCACAGCCGCCGCGCCGGGCTGAGTCAGCAGGTACTCCAGGGCAATGAAATCGAACGCGCGCGGCCCAATCACATAGGCTTCAGTATCTATCAGGCCCGTCAGATGTTCCCCGTCCGTCAGAAATTGCGTGGGGTCCAGATCGATCATCACCAGCGCGCCCACCTCAAGCGGCGGCAGTTGCAGCGCAGCGGCCCACATCGGTTCAAGCGCGGCGCTGATACGGGCGTCATGCTGATAAAACTGATCCACAAGCAGCCGCATCGTTTCCGCAAGCCGCGTATGAAATGTCGGCAACGGGTGACGGGGCTTGCCCGTCGGGTGGCCGTAAGAGGCAAAGCGTCGGCAGTGAATACACGCCAGCGCCCGGCCAAGCTCTTCTAGGGCAGACTCAGGCAGGTGATCGAATGCCTCAAGAGGCGCGCCCGGCACATAATCCACGACCACACACGATCTTCCGGCAAGCGTGGCCTTCCGGCGAACACGCGGGACAGCAATGGGGCTGAGGCGCGCCAGAAGCCCATTGAGCGGCTCAAGGTCAAAGATGCTGCCCGGATCGATCCCAAAGAGATGATGGCAGCCGCCCCAAAACGGCCCGCCAGGGCTGCCCCAGCGAAAGGCGCGCACCACCACTTCTTCTCTGGTCGTCTGGACATACTAGACATCGCTGGCATGCCCGGAATACCCAGGGTCCAGATAGCGTTGTGTAACAATAGGCTCAGCAAAGAGTTGTTGGAGGTCCGGCTCGTTCATCTACGAAGATCAACCCTCCTCGTCAGCAAGCCGCCGCGCGCAGGGACAGGCGGCGCAGAGCTTTGCGCGGCACCAATGTTTATGCGCGTGCTGAAGTCCCTGCTGCGCCAGCGCCAGCCGGGGATGCTTTGGCAAGAGCAGTTGCCGCTGCATCGCGCGAGTAATCTGATTGGAGGGCAGCCCTGGAAACTCCAGCGCCAGTATATAAGCTCGCTTTGCCAACGCGTCATCCTCATGCAGCAGCGCCCAGCCATAGGCAAAGGGCAGCGCCACGTTCCAGACCAGAATCGCGGCGCGCCCGGCGCTGAGCAGCTCAGAAGGAGCGGCGCTCTGGCGAGCAGACACCTGATAGGTCTCGCCGGAGATGGTGAGAACCCGCAGCAGCGCCTCTCCGGCGTCATCCGATTGCGTCCGCGAAAGCAGCGCCCAGAGTTCCGGCCAGGGACCGCGCTCGCGCCAGCGCACCGCCAGCCGCGCCAGCGCCGCCAGACGCTGACGGTCCAGGCGCGGCGGAAGTGTCAGGCGCTCCAGCAGCGCCTCATAGGCGCGCACAGGCGAAGTGAGGCCAGGAGCCATCCTGGCAAGCTCTTCGCCCAGCGCACGAAACGCTTCGCGCTCGCGGCCATAGCCCAGCCCCTCGGCCAGCGCCACAAAGAGCAGGCGGCTTTCAACGCTCCAGCCCTGGTGACTGGTTTGACTGGCCGAATCCGCCTGCTCCAGAGCAGCGGATAACTGCGACTGAAAAGCAGTAGCTTTCTCCAGAAAGCGCGCTTCCCCGGCCTGATCGAGCAGCGCCAGCAGTTCAGACTCCGCCAGGCGTGTCGCATCCTGCTGACAGGGCCACTGCTCGGACTCTTTTGGGCGCAGGGGCAGCGTTGGCGGCGCCACAACATCGGCCAACGCCAGCACAGGCGCGGTAGCTCCATCCGCCAGCCGCGTGGGCTGAAGATCAGTCGTGAAAACGACATGCAAGATCACCCGGCCATAACGTGGATCGCTTTCGTGGCCGTGCGCGCGCCAGTCGCCGCCGCGCAGATGGACCTCCACATCGCCACAGAGCGTGCGATCATCGCCCAGGCGAATCACCGCGTCCCGAAAATCAGGGCCAGGGCCACCGCCGGGGCGGCCAGGATAGAGGACGGTGAGGCGCTCGCCATTCGTCGTGCGCAGCGGCACACCCATCAACTCCCCGCTGGCCCAGCGCCGGACAATATCGCGCTCCGAGATTTGTTGCATGTCTTTGTTCCCTGTGCTACTATTTTTGGGTAGTCGGGACCATTTCTTATGGCTTGCGCTATTCTCTCCAAGGAGACCCATTATGGCCGTATCGCTCACACAAGATTTCTTTTATATCTCCGTTTTCTTGACCGCCGTCGCTGTCGTTGCGTATCTGGTCTACACTCTGAGCAATCGCCACGCCGTCCTGGCAACCCTTGCCGATGTTCGCGCTCGCCGCGCGCGTGGCAAAGCCACCGTCAAGGCCAGCGTCGAAAGCGCCGGGAGCGCCGCTGGTGGAGGCGCAGGAACGGCAACGCTTGTCCGCGAGTTTGAGGTCGCCGTCCCCAACGTTGACCCGGACTATCGCGCCGTTTACTGGGGGCGCATCGGCACAGGGGCCGCCTGGTTCAGCGTCATCGCCCTCCTAACCTCGCTGATCTTCCGCTCCGTGGTCATGGGCTACCCCCCCTGGGTCAACATGTATGGCTACAGCCTCAGCTTTTCCTGCGCCTTGTTGTTCTGCTACCTGCTCTTCGAGCGGCGCTACCACTCGCGCGCGTTGGGCGTCTTTGCTACCGGCGTCGCGCTCCTGTCAATTGCTTTTGCCATCTACATTGGCGCTGCTTATAACCAGGCCACGACCAGCTACAACGTCATTCCCGCGCTTCAGGACGAGAAGATTCTCATCTTGCACGTCTCGATGGCGATCTTTGCTTATGCCCTCTTTACCGTCGCCTTTGGCTGCGGCATCATCTATCTCGTCCAGACACAGACAAACCGCTTCTCCTGGCTGCCCAGCGCCGAGGCCGCCGATGAATTGGGCTACAAAGCGGTCATCATCGGATTCCCCTTGCTGGCCCTGAACCTGATCCTGGGCGCTTATTGGGCCAACTACGCCTGGGGCCACTACTGGAGTTGGGATCCCAAGGAGACCTCGGCCCTTGTCACCTGGCTGGTCTACGCGATCTATCTGCACGTGCGCGGCGTGCGCGGCCTGCGCGGCAAATGGTCAGGCTGGCTCCTGGTGCTGGGCTTTGCCGCCACGCTCTTCACCTACTTTGGGGTGAGCTTCATCGTGCCCGGCCTGCACAGCTATGCAGGAGTGTAACACAAGAAAGCGAAGGGCGTCTGCCTCCCGTGCGGGAGGCAGACGCCCTTCTTCATCATCGGTTCCTTCTACTACACCTTCTACCATTCCTCACTACTATCCTTCACTATTATTTCTTCGTCTCAGGCTGAAGCGACTCTTTGAGAACCAGCGCATACGCGGGATTATACGCCTGATCGCAAGACCCGCAGGAAACCGGACGGGGATAGCGCCGCACCCGCTGATACTCTTTGGCGCAGCGCGGGCAGATATAGACGTAGCGAATCGGGCGCGCGGCGCGCGCGGCTTTCTCACGGCGGGTCGTCTCTTCGCGCAGCAAGGCGCGCAATTCCTCCGGCGGATAGCCCGTCACGGCGGCCTCATCCACCGAGATCGAATCATAACCATGACAATGATGGCGCCGGGGATGGCCGCGCAGGCGATCAGCCAGATGAATCAGTTCATGCGCCACCGTCACCTCCACGCTCTGCGGCAAGAGGTCCGGCTCAACAAAGATCAGGTGGCGATGGAGCAGCGAAGCGCCCTGACGTTGAGGCATTACCACCGGCGGAACGGCAAAGCTGGGCAAGGGCAGTTGGGTCAGCACCGCCGCCGCTTCCTCAGTTTGCGCGCCGATGGCCTGGGCAAGCTGCAAATGGCGACGCTGGCGGCGAGTCAATGGAGGAGATGGAAGATAGCAATAACAACCCAGCGCCAGCGTATTCAGACGCCGTCCTGCCCAGCGGGCAAACTCGCGGCGGTCTTGCGTCACCGCCACGCGGCGCCGCTCTTCGGGGGGCAGGCCCAACTTGTGCCAGTAGAGGTCCAGCCAGCGCCGCACCTCATCACCAGCGTGCAGCACTGGCAAATTATGCAGCGGCGGAGGTTCGGAGACGGGCCGACTACGGCCCGATGATTTGCTTCCTGTCGTCATTGCCCTGTTCCCTCCGCAAAAGCCAATAGAATAGAGGTCCAGCAGACACAGCGGCTCATGCGCGCTCTCCAGCAGCCCCTCTTCAGAGCTGCTGCCCCCTTTCCACACAATCAGCCGCCCAGGGGCAAGGGCATCCATATCCCGCGCCATTCATCCGTGTCAAGCCGGGCTATCGTGTCACAACCCCAGCTATTTTAGTATATAGATACGCCTTCGCGCCTGCAACAGCCAGGCACAAATGCCCCAGGGGCTTACACCGATATAACGGGTAAAGGCGCCTGGGGTATCACTTGCTGCCTGGCGTGATCTGCTACTCGATTCCTACCACCGGCGTCTCCATCCCCTCCACGAGATACCCATAGGACATATGCGGCGTGTTATGGGCAAAGCCCACCTGTCCCTGCCGATCAATCAAAATCAAGCCGCCAGAGCCGCCCAGGCGCTCGGCCAGCAGGCGTATTGCTGCCTCTGCGGCGCTCTGAGCAGACATCCCCAGCGCCAGAAACTCACAGGCCCGCCGCGCCAGCATCAGACGTACAAAATACTCGCCATGTCCGGTTGAAGAGACGCCGCCCAGGCTGTCCTCAGCATAAAAGCCACAGCCCACCAGCGGCGAATCGCCCACGCGCCCAGGGCGCTTATTCGCCATGCCGCCTGTCGAGGTCGCCGCCGCGATATGCCCCGCGCTGTCGATGGCAACCGCGCCCACTGTCCCGTGTTTCTCCTCGCCTCCGTCAGCCGCAGAGACGCCTACGCCATCCCCAGGCCGATAGCCGCGACGCCAGCGTTCAAGCTGCGCCGGAGTCACCAACTCTTCTGGAGAGCAAAACTCCATGCCCTGCTCCTGCGCAAAGAGTTCTGCGCCCGCGCCTGTCAGCAGAACATGCGGACTCTGTAGCACCAGGCGTGCCAACAAAATAGGGTTCTTGATCTGCATCACGCCGATAATTGCCCCAACATCCAGCGTCGTCCCATCCATCATTCCGGCGTCAAGCTCTGCCGCGCCGCTGGCATTGAGCGTGGACCCTGTGCCAGCGTTAAAA
Proteins encoded in this window:
- a CDS encoding pseudouridine synthase, whose translation is MGQERELSPDWAIASEGSAGSERLQKFLARAGVASRRHAEELIRDGRVQVNGQAVTHLGMKVQPEKDEVQVDGQPVRPPAARVYLLLHKPAGVVTTAHDPQGRQTALDLLPPTLRAERLFPVGRLDLDSEGLLLLTNDGAFALHLTHPRYEQEKEYHALVRGVPTAAALEPLRRGLLLPGEARPTAPAQARLLRAMGNGTSWLSVTLREGRKRQARRMLAAVGHPVLRLIRVRVGSLRLGDLPPGQWRRLSAAEVEKLAGK
- a CDS encoding phosphotransferase, coding for MRAFRWGSPGGPFWGGCHHLFGIDPGSIFDLEPLNGLLARLSPIAVPRVRRKATLAGRSCVVVDYVPGAPLEAFDHLPESALEELGRALACIHCRRFASYGHPTGKPRHPLPTFHTRLAETMRLLVDQFYQHDARISAALEPMWAAALQLPPLEVGALVMIDLDPTQFLTDGEHLTGLIDTEAYVIGPRAFDFIALEYLLTQPGAAAVARGYAGLLPLPDLVAVRPVYRYFYRLLEAQGKIDLAEWMARPRVFVL
- a CDS encoding DUF2851 family protein, yielding MQQISERDIVRRWASGELMGVPLRTTNGERLTVLYPGRPGGGPGPDFRDAVIRLGDDRTLCGDVEVHLRGGDWRAHGHESDPRYGRVILHVVFTTDLQPTRLADGATAPVLALADVVAPPTLPLRPKESEQWPCQQDATRLAESELLALLDQAGEARFLEKATAFQSQLSAALEQADSASQTSHQGWSVESRLLFVALAEGLGYGREREAFRALGEELARMAPGLTSPVRAYEALLERLTLPPRLDRQRLAALARLAVRWRERGPWPELWALLSRTQSDDAGEALLRVLTISGETYQVSARQSAAPSELLSAGRAAILVWNVALPFAYGWALLHEDDALAKRAYILALEFPGLPSNQITRAMQRQLLLPKHPRLALAQQGLQHAHKHWCRAKLCAACPCARRLADEEG
- the ccsB gene encoding c-type cytochrome biogenesis protein CcsB → MAVSLTQDFFYISVFLTAVAVVAYLVYTLSNRHAVLATLADVRARRARGKATVKASVESAGSAAGGGAGTATLVREFEVAVPNVDPDYRAVYWGRIGTGAAWFSVIALLTSLIFRSVVMGYPPWVNMYGYSLSFSCALLFCYLLFERRYHSRALGVFATGVALLSIAFAIYIGAAYNQATTSYNVIPALQDEKILILHVSMAIFAYALFTVAFGCGIIYLVQTQTNRFSWLPSAEAADELGYKAVIIGFPLLALNLILGAYWANYAWGHYWSWDPKETSALVTWLVYAIYLHVRGVRGLRGKWSGWLLVLGFAATLFTYFGVSFIVPGLHSYAGV
- a CDS encoding isoaspartyl peptidase/L-asparaginase, with amino-acid sequence MSMALIVHGGAGDIQPGRHDLSLAGCRAAVLAGWDILKNSGSALDAAMRAVAALEDNPHFNAGTGSTLNASGAAELDAGMMDGTTLDVGAIIGVMQIKNPILLARLVLQSPHVLLTGAGAELFAQEQGMEFCSPEELVTPAQLERWRRGYRPGDGVGVSAADGGEEKHGTVGAVAIDSAGHIAAATSTGGMANKRPGRVGDSPLVGCGFYAEDSLGGVSSTGHGEYFVRLMLARRACEFLALGMSAQSAAEAAIRLLAERLGGSGGLILIDRQGQVGFAHNTPHMSYGYLVEGMETPVVGIE